One segment of Acidimicrobiia bacterium DNA contains the following:
- a CDS encoding MMPL family transporter, producing MVVLVTMDRGHTVRELFTAKDIAQWKAIEQELRQSGLIKSVVSPLTALEFNHALVSSPTGDPTQSVAGKILVSATALDPSAAGRAARNADSVTTLQRLNAVPSSGRTLDNPAYLDFLLHDNQGKIRKPLLANFPDDRHAQIVVRLPGNESIKAEGTASVFVQNVANRIRFGSSSVVATGAPALLKNVNDYLTGGMLTLGAIALAVMALILLALFSVRWRLLALGVVVIGVIWAFGIVGYLGLPLTIVTIAGLPVMLGIGIDYAIQLHARVEEEVVVDRAAHPIQETARNLGPALLVVTFDAIFAFAALRFAKVPMLRQFGLLLAVGVAAICFNSIMGTLAVLGIREYKSPSKRKDFRAGPLGRLVVWLGKVPSKFAVGLAVASLVVFVAGISVEGKLVLQTDPLQWVNQHSQVIRSLNVLNRETGSSSELGVYLQSKEAFSDTTVGYLDRFTRGQLQQYPTTLLTGTSMVEVVSDLSDVPGGQHVTPTGAEVRAAYDVAPRDIQLSTVANRQNAMNLIFRTGPSGLDARARVVREIRKTSHPPAGVRATPSGLAVVGVGLLDNLEANRVELTYLAILFVFLFLSVRLRSVIRALLSLVPVLIAVGAASLIAYALSLKLSPLTAVGGPLVVAACTEFTSLILLRFVEERRRGFSPRAAVDVTASRTGRAFFVSALAAVAGVAVIGTSSLPLLRGFGIVVGLNVAIALLSALSVLPPILVWAERRRWVTRGLVPEAVVNQAQATEDTVPVASA from the coding sequence ATGGTCGTGCTGGTCACGATGGACCGCGGGCACACCGTGCGCGAGCTCTTCACTGCGAAGGACATCGCGCAGTGGAAGGCGATCGAGCAGGAGCTCCGTCAGAGCGGACTGATCAAGAGCGTCGTCAGCCCCCTCACCGCCCTCGAGTTCAACCACGCACTGGTGTCGAGCCCGACCGGCGACCCGACCCAGAGCGTCGCCGGCAAGATCCTCGTCAGCGCCACCGCTCTTGACCCATCGGCCGCCGGCCGGGCGGCGCGCAACGCCGACTCGGTCACGACCCTCCAGCGCCTCAACGCAGTCCCGAGCTCGGGGCGGACCCTCGATAACCCCGCCTACCTGGACTTTCTGCTCCACGACAACCAAGGAAAGATCCGCAAACCCCTGCTCGCGAACTTCCCCGATGACCGCCACGCCCAGATCGTCGTCCGCCTGCCCGGCAACGAATCGATCAAGGCTGAAGGCACCGCGTCGGTCTTCGTGCAGAACGTCGCGAACCGAATCAGGTTCGGCTCGTCCTCCGTCGTGGCGACCGGGGCGCCGGCGCTGCTCAAGAACGTCAATGACTACCTGACCGGCGGCATGCTCACCCTCGGCGCCATCGCCCTCGCCGTCATGGCCTTGATCCTGCTCGCGCTCTTCAGCGTCCGGTGGCGGCTCCTCGCCCTCGGCGTCGTCGTCATCGGCGTGATCTGGGCCTTCGGGATCGTCGGCTACCTGGGCCTCCCACTCACGATCGTCACGATCGCCGGTCTCCCCGTGATGCTCGGGATCGGGATCGACTACGCCATCCAGCTGCACGCTCGGGTCGAGGAAGAGGTGGTCGTCGACCGAGCGGCGCACCCGATCCAAGAGACGGCCCGCAACCTCGGCCCGGCGCTCCTCGTCGTCACCTTCGATGCCATCTTCGCCTTCGCCGCGCTGCGCTTCGCGAAGGTGCCGATGCTCCGCCAGTTCGGTTTGCTGCTCGCCGTGGGCGTCGCCGCGATCTGCTTCAACAGCATCATGGGCACCCTCGCCGTCCTCGGCATTCGCGAGTACAAGTCGCCGAGCAAGCGCAAGGACTTCCGGGCCGGTCCCCTCGGGCGGCTCGTCGTCTGGCTCGGCAAAGTCCCGTCGAAGTTCGCGGTCGGCCTCGCCGTCGCCAGCCTCGTGGTCTTCGTCGCCGGGATCTCGGTCGAGGGCAAGCTCGTCCTGCAGACCGACCCGCTGCAGTGGGTCAACCAGCACTCCCAGGTCATCCGGTCCCTGAACGTGCTGAATCGGGAGACGGGGTCGTCGAGCGAGCTCGGCGTCTACCTGCAGTCGAAGGAGGCCTTCAGCGACACCACCGTCGGCTACCTCGACCGCTTCACGCGCGGCCAGCTGCAGCAGTACCCCACGACCCTGCTCACCGGCACGAGCATGGTGGAGGTGGTGAGCGACCTGAGCGACGTGCCCGGTGGCCAACACGTGACGCCGACCGGCGCTGAGGTCCGCGCCGCGTACGACGTCGCGCCGAGAGACATCCAGCTCTCGACGGTGGCGAACCGACAGAACGCCATGAACCTCATCTTTCGAACCGGCCCGAGCGGGCTCGACGCCCGCGCGAGGGTGGTGCGAGAGATTCGCAAGACGTCGCATCCGCCCGCGGGCGTGCGGGCCACCCCGTCGGGGCTTGCGGTCGTCGGCGTCGGCCTGCTCGACAACCTCGAGGCGAACCGGGTCGAGCTCACCTACCTGGCGATCCTGTTCGTGTTCCTCTTCCTCTCCGTGCGGCTGCGCAGCGTCATCCGCGCGCTGCTCTCGCTGGTCCCGGTCCTCATCGCGGTGGGGGCCGCGTCGCTCATCGCCTACGCGCTCAGCCTGAAGCTGAGCCCGCTGACGGCCGTCGGCGGGCCGCTGGTCGTAGCGGCGTGCACCGAGTTCACCTCGCTGATCCTGCTGCGCTTCGTCGAAGAGCGGCGGCGAGGGTTCTCGCCGCGCGCGGCCGTCGACGTCACCGCGTCTCGCACCGGGCGCGCCTTCTTCGTGTCCGCGCTCGCAGCGGTCGCCGGAGTGGCGGTGATCGGCACGTCGTCGTTGCCGCTGCTCCGCGGCTTCGGCATCGTCGTCGGCCTGAACGTCGCCATCGCGCTGCTGAGCGCGCTCAGCGTCCTCCCGCCGATCCTCGTGTGGGCCGAGCGGCGTCGCTGGGTCACACGGGGCCTCGTTCCCGAAGCCGTCGTGAACCAGGCGCAGGCGACCGAGGACACGGTTCCGGTGGCGTCGGCGTGA
- a CDS encoding EAL domain-containing protein: MRAGALVEYSSDIITVLDAEGRVLYSSPAATRLFGYEVGFMKGRSAFELVHPDDLDRVLSQFLAELLRPGPGEPVEFRMRHADGSWRHVEAVGHNRLDDPTVRGVVINTRDVTERVQAEEALRESEERFRGAFEHAPIGMAVVGQDTRIVRCNQALADMLGYTQDELIGMDGTQLTHPEDLAETQEKLRALFAAEIEGYQLEKRFVHADGHAVLVSVSVSAMLSTDGKPQYSIGHIQDVTERKAFDELLTYQAMHDPLTGLPNRSAFLDRLSLVQTTAKGQAGRIAVLFLDVDHFKVINDSLGHGAGDQLLIAIGERLRRTLRPNDSVARFGGDEFTVLCRDVRQPAAAMRMAERILEAVARPVLLPQGEVFVTASIGIALSGRRNPASETLVGDADAAMYRAKRSGRAHAEFFESDLRDRNLEQLHTNAALHRGLERDEFQVHYQPVVHLETGQITGLEALLRWQHPDRGLVQPGEFIAYAEESGLIVPIGTWILEQACSQLARWRAESEGRHLTISVNLSPRQLVEPSLQNAIAQILKSTKVPPDALWLEITETTLMYDTDSATHALQALRRQGVHFSIDDFGTGYSSLTHLKGLPIEALKVDQAFVDGLGRDPEDTAIVTGVVRLANALGLTTTAEGVETPEQLDHLRRLRCTYGQGNFLAPAQPAPGPGGPPVLQLAERAATHW, encoded by the coding sequence GTGCGGGCTGGAGCCCTCGTGGAGTACTCCAGCGACATCATCACCGTGCTGGATGCCGAGGGGCGGGTCCTCTACTCGAGTCCCGCGGCGACGCGCCTCTTCGGCTACGAGGTCGGGTTCATGAAGGGTCGATCCGCGTTCGAGCTCGTCCATCCCGACGACCTCGACCGCGTGTTGTCTCAGTTCCTCGCCGAGCTCCTCCGTCCCGGTCCCGGTGAACCGGTCGAGTTCCGCATGCGGCACGCCGATGGGTCCTGGCGACACGTCGAGGCGGTCGGCCACAACCGGCTGGACGACCCGACCGTCCGAGGCGTGGTCATCAACACCCGAGACGTCACGGAGCGGGTGCAGGCCGAGGAGGCACTCCGCGAGAGCGAGGAGCGCTTCCGCGGCGCGTTCGAGCACGCGCCGATCGGGATGGCGGTCGTCGGACAGGACACGCGGATCGTCCGCTGCAACCAGGCCCTCGCCGACATGCTGGGCTACACACAGGATGAGCTCATCGGCATGGACGGAACCCAGCTGACGCATCCTGAAGACCTGGCCGAGACTCAGGAGAAGCTTCGCGCGCTCTTCGCGGCCGAGATTGAGGGGTACCAGCTCGAGAAGCGGTTCGTGCACGCCGACGGCCACGCGGTCTTGGTATCCGTCAGCGTCTCAGCCATGTTGAGCACCGACGGCAAGCCTCAGTACTCGATCGGTCACATTCAGGACGTCACCGAGCGCAAGGCCTTCGACGAGCTGCTGACGTATCAAGCGATGCATGATCCGTTGACGGGACTCCCAAACCGCAGCGCGTTCCTTGATCGCTTGAGCCTGGTCCAAACGACCGCCAAGGGACAGGCGGGAAGAATCGCGGTGCTGTTCTTAGACGTCGACCACTTCAAGGTCATCAACGACAGCCTCGGCCACGGCGCCGGTGATCAGCTGCTGATCGCGATTGGGGAGCGGCTGCGACGCACGCTCCGCCCGAACGACTCGGTGGCCCGGTTCGGTGGCGACGAGTTCACCGTCCTCTGTCGAGACGTTCGTCAGCCGGCCGCGGCGATGCGGATGGCCGAGCGGATCCTCGAAGCGGTGGCCCGACCTGTCCTCCTGCCCCAGGGCGAGGTGTTCGTGACCGCGAGCATCGGCATCGCGCTGTCCGGGCGCCGGAACCCGGCCAGCGAGACCCTGGTGGGAGACGCCGACGCCGCGATGTATCGAGCCAAGCGCAGCGGCCGGGCCCACGCCGAGTTCTTCGAGAGCGACTTGCGCGACCGCAACCTCGAACAGCTCCACACCAACGCGGCCTTACACCGAGGGCTCGAGCGCGACGAGTTCCAGGTCCACTACCAGCCGGTCGTGCACCTGGAGACCGGGCAGATCACCGGCCTCGAGGCGCTCCTCCGTTGGCAGCACCCGGATCGGGGTCTCGTCCAGCCCGGCGAGTTCATCGCCTACGCCGAGGAATCCGGCCTCATCGTCCCCATCGGCACCTGGATCCTCGAGCAGGCGTGCAGCCAGCTCGCACGCTGGAGGGCCGAGAGCGAAGGCCGTCACCTCACGATCAGCGTGAACCTGTCGCCCCGCCAGCTCGTCGAGCCGTCACTCCAGAACGCCATCGCCCAAATACTCAAATCCACCAAGGTCCCGCCCGACGCGCTCTGGCTCGAGATCACCGAGACGACGCTCATGTACGACACCGACTCGGCCACCCATGCGCTGCAAGCCCTGCGCCGACAGGGCGTCCACTTCAGCATCGACGACTTCGGGACTGGCTACTCATCCCTGACCCACCTCAAGGGCCTCCCGATCGAGGCCCTGAAGGTCGACCAAGCCTTCGTCGACGGCCTCGGGCGCGACCCGGAGGACACCGCGATCGTGACCGGTGTCGTCCGCCTCGCCAACGCCCTCGGGCTCACCACCACCGCCGAAGGGGTGGAGACCCCGGAACAGCTCGACCACCTCCGCCGCCTCCGCTGCACCTACGGGCAGGGCAACTTCCTCGCTCCCGCCCAGCCCGCGCCCGGTCCCGGCGGGCCGCCGGTGCTGCAGCTGGCCGAACGCGCCGCCACCCACTGGTAG
- a CDS encoding DUF6777 domain-containing protein, translating into MAYGAPTAGPPRRPSNLYRNLLIGLVVLLLVIGGTVGLVVGLSGGSSAGASLRAEPLNSASDPFAPPVGADQRVPPVQPAGATTVDGSHVGLYGGTLDTRTCDRNQLVLYLEQNPSKAAAWASVLGITTTDIPSYVNGLTPVLLRSDTLVTNHGYANGRATTIRSVLEAGTAVLVDDKGEPVTKCYCGNPLTPPTYYTPGYTPTYYGPRWSGFTGTSITIIQKTTIIIDTFTLVDPSSGKPFNRRRGTDGSQPGDDTPVGATTPNTTPATTPQTQAPAPPPSSAAGPTAEQRAISKLQNAASQCAPFPPPIKQAASQDFATPPGPDSNTFVLQVTDHTTDGDTQVFTWNVDRTTLQFTPTDDLAQAASNHCPQLR; encoded by the coding sequence ATGGCTTACGGCGCGCCAACGGCCGGGCCACCGCGCCGGCCCTCGAACCTGTACCGCAACCTGCTCATCGGTCTCGTTGTGTTGCTGCTGGTCATCGGCGGGACGGTCGGATTGGTCGTGGGGCTGTCGGGTGGAAGCAGCGCCGGTGCCTCGCTTCGCGCCGAGCCGCTCAACTCAGCCAGTGACCCGTTTGCACCTCCGGTCGGCGCCGACCAGCGCGTTCCGCCGGTTCAGCCTGCCGGCGCGACCACCGTCGACGGGTCCCACGTCGGCCTCTACGGAGGCACCCTCGACACCAGGACCTGCGACCGCAACCAGCTGGTCCTGTACCTGGAGCAGAACCCCAGCAAGGCCGCGGCGTGGGCTTCCGTGCTTGGCATCACGACCACCGACATCCCGTCCTATGTCAACGGGCTGACCCCGGTGCTCCTGCGCAGCGACACACTGGTCACCAACCACGGCTACGCCAACGGTCGGGCCACCACCATTCGCTCGGTCCTGGAGGCCGGCACCGCTGTCCTCGTCGACGACAAGGGTGAGCCCGTGACGAAGTGCTACTGCGGGAACCCGCTCACGCCGCCGACCTACTACACCCCTGGCTACACCCCGACGTACTACGGACCGAGGTGGTCAGGTTTCACCGGCACCTCGATCACGATCATCCAGAAGACCACGATCATCATCGACACGTTCACGCTGGTGGACCCGAGCAGCGGGAAGCCGTTCAACCGCAGGCGGGGCACCGACGGCAGCCAACCCGGGGACGACACGCCGGTCGGAGCGACCACCCCCAACACCACGCCGGCAACGACTCCACAGACCCAGGCGCCGGCCCCGCCGCCCAGCAGCGCCGCCGGCCCGACCGCGGAGCAGCGCGCGATCAGCAAGCTGCAGAACGCGGCGTCTCAGTGTGCGCCGTTCCCGCCGCCGATCAAGCAGGCGGCGTCGCAGGACTTCGCGACTCCCCCGGGGCCTGATTCGAACACGTTCGTCCTGCAGGTGACGGATCACACGACCGATGGCGACACCCAGGTCTTCACCTGGAACGTCGACCGGACAACGCTCCAGTTCACGCCCACGGACGACCTGGCCCAGGCGGCCAGTAACCACTGCCCACAGCTTCGGTAA